A DNA window from Bradyrhizobium barranii subsp. barranii contains the following coding sequences:
- a CDS encoding c-type cytochrome codes for MRMILAVVALCSAVASAARAAEPSPELIAYGKALVEAGDCAGCHTADPAKPFAGGKRIDTPFGAIYAPNLTPDRDTGIGAWTDADFTRAVRTGIAPDGSNYYPAFPYPYFTKVTKDDTLAIRAYLGTLAPVASRNKPPELRWPFGYRRLMRVWNAMYFKPGLFEPDQSQSAAWNRGGYLVTGLGHCGACHTPKNYFGADKTAQALSGNEVGGWYAPRLDGAARTGLKSWSVEDITEYLQSGRNVKSHAGGLMAEVVVGSTSKISDADVRAIAEYLKSLPPSRRETIVTPPDEAEMKAGQAVYAKLCIACHEADGSGAPRIYPPLPGNALLQSVNPSSSLRIILDGAHTVTTPRAPNSGEMPGYAKQLSDEEIAAVTNYIRNSWGNAAPLVTTAQVAKARKEQ; via the coding sequence ATGCGAATGATTCTGGCTGTTGTCGCATTGTGCAGTGCAGTTGCGAGCGCGGCCCGCGCCGCCGAACCATCGCCGGAGCTGATCGCCTATGGCAAGGCGCTGGTCGAAGCCGGCGACTGCGCGGGCTGCCACACCGCCGATCCGGCAAAGCCATTCGCAGGCGGAAAGCGCATCGATACGCCCTTCGGCGCGATCTACGCGCCGAACCTGACGCCGGATCGTGACACCGGGATCGGCGCCTGGACCGACGCCGATTTCACCCGCGCGGTGCGCACCGGCATCGCGCCCGACGGCTCGAACTATTACCCGGCCTTCCCCTATCCCTATTTCACGAAGGTGACGAAGGACGACACGCTGGCGATCCGGGCCTATCTCGGAACGCTGGCGCCCGTGGCGAGCCGCAACAAGCCGCCGGAGCTGCGCTGGCCGTTCGGTTATCGCCGCCTGATGCGGGTCTGGAACGCCATGTATTTCAAGCCCGGCCTGTTCGAGCCGGACCAGAGCCAGAGCGCGGCGTGGAACAGGGGCGGCTATCTCGTCACCGGGCTCGGCCATTGCGGCGCCTGCCACACGCCGAAGAACTACTTCGGCGCGGACAAAACTGCGCAGGCGCTGTCGGGCAACGAGGTCGGCGGCTGGTACGCACCAAGGCTCGATGGCGCCGCGCGCACCGGGCTGAAGTCATGGAGCGTCGAAGACATCACCGAATATCTGCAAAGCGGGCGAAACGTCAAAAGCCATGCCGGCGGGCTGATGGCCGAGGTGGTCGTCGGCTCGACCTCGAAGATCAGCGATGCCGATGTGCGCGCCATCGCGGAATATCTGAAGAGCCTGCCGCCGTCGCGGCGCGAGACGATCGTGACGCCGCCCGACGAGGCCGAGATGAAGGCCGGCCAGGCCGTCTACGCAAAACTCTGCATCGCCTGCCATGAAGCCGACGGCTCCGGCGCGCCGCGCATCTATCCGCCGCTGCCCGGCAACGCGCTTCTGCAATCGGTCAATCCGTCCTCCAGCTTGCGCATCATCCTCGACGGCGCCCACACCGTGACGACGCCACGCGCGCCCAACAGCGGCGAGATGCCGGGCTATGCCAAGCAATTGTCCGACGAAGAGATCGCCGCAGTGACGAACTACATCCGCAATTCCTGGGGCAACGCCGCGCCGCTGGTGACCACGGCGCAGGTGGCGAAGGCGCGGAAGGAGCAGTAG
- a CDS encoding IS481 family transposase yields the protein MPWSEVSVMDQRHEFVRLALQEGANRRELCRRFNISPDVGYKWLARWQAGDRELADRSRRPHAMPKRSEAAVEVEVLAVRDKHPAWGARKIAHCLKRGGQTVPVPSTVHQILCRNGRVKPSENAPPNPGHRFEKEAPNLLWQMDFKGHLPLADGTRCHPLTIVDDHSRYVLCLKACADEQRLTVQNHLSTTFRCYGLPEAFYTDNGSPWGDTSGIRWTGLKVWLLKLGVRVVHARPCHPQARGKNERFHRTLKAEVFAMRRFRTLPEVQRAFDAWRPVYNLERPHQGLDMQVPADRFRPSARPMPARVPNVEYDSGEIVRRVSSTRPYISFKGRFWKVPQAFARERLAIRPLVRDGHYGIFFASWQVASIDLTNGQPVSDVSEQVSAMSPD from the coding sequence ATGCCTTGGAGCGAGGTGTCAGTGATGGATCAGCGTCACGAGTTTGTGCGGCTGGCTTTGCAGGAGGGCGCCAACCGGCGCGAACTGTGCCGTCGGTTCAACATCAGTCCTGACGTCGGCTACAAGTGGCTGGCGCGCTGGCAGGCCGGCGATCGGGAGCTGGCCGACCGCTCCCGGCGCCCGCATGCGATGCCCAAGCGGAGTGAGGCTGCGGTCGAAGTAGAAGTCCTGGCTGTACGCGACAAGCATCCGGCTTGGGGAGCACGGAAGATTGCCCATTGCCTGAAGCGGGGCGGGCAGACGGTGCCTGTGCCATCAACGGTGCACCAGATCCTGTGTCGGAACGGCCGGGTCAAACCGAGTGAGAATGCGCCGCCCAATCCGGGCCACCGGTTCGAGAAGGAAGCTCCCAATCTGCTGTGGCAGATGGACTTCAAGGGCCACCTGCCGCTGGCCGACGGGACACGATGCCATCCGCTGACCATCGTCGACGATCACTCGCGCTACGTGCTGTGCCTGAAGGCATGTGCCGACGAGCAGCGTCTCACCGTGCAGAATCACCTGTCGACGACGTTCCGCTGCTATGGCCTGCCAGAGGCCTTCTACACCGACAATGGCTCACCCTGGGGCGATACGTCCGGCATTCGTTGGACCGGACTGAAGGTGTGGCTGCTCAAGCTTGGCGTCAGGGTGGTGCACGCCAGGCCATGCCACCCACAGGCCCGCGGCAAGAACGAGCGCTTCCATCGCACCCTGAAGGCCGAGGTGTTTGCAATGCGCCGCTTCCGAACTCTCCCGGAAGTCCAGCGCGCCTTCGACGCCTGGCGGCCGGTCTACAATCTGGAGCGGCCTCACCAAGGCCTCGATATGCAGGTCCCTGCCGATCGCTTCCGGCCAAGTGCTCGCCCCATGCCGGCCCGCGTTCCGAACGTCGAATACGACAGCGGCGAGATCGTGCGCAGGGTCTCATCGACAAGACCCTACATCTCCTTCAAGGGACGCTTCTGGAAAGTTCCCCAGGCCTTCGCCCGCGAACGCCTTGCCATCCGGCCACTGGTTCGTGACGGCCACTACGGAATCTTCTTCGCCAGCTGGCAGGTCGCATCGATCGACTTGACCAATGGCCAACCTGTCAGTGATGTGTCCGAACAGGTGTCAGCCATGTCTCCGGACTAA
- a CDS encoding trimeric intracellular cation channel family protein, giving the protein MWSVPPSDSVLHLLSLVAVAAQGMTAALAAGRRSMDWLGVCFLGCITALGGGTLRDLFLGHYPLAWVAHPIYLALAGGAAFLTILIAQLVHRLKVAFIVLDAIGLVVFTMAGCDIAWQTGATLPIVIVSGMVTGCAGGVLRDVLCNDVPLLFRSELYATVSVATGLFYATAFGLKLNAELWTILTFVLGVSFRLLAVRYKWEMPKFVFTEGEER; this is encoded by the coding sequence ATGTGGAGCGTGCCGCCGAGCGATAGCGTGCTGCATCTGTTGTCGCTGGTCGCGGTCGCAGCGCAAGGCATGACCGCCGCGCTCGCGGCCGGCCGCCGGAGCATGGACTGGCTCGGCGTCTGCTTCCTCGGCTGTATCACCGCGCTCGGCGGCGGCACCTTGCGCGATCTCTTCCTCGGGCACTATCCGCTGGCCTGGGTCGCTCATCCCATCTACCTCGCGCTGGCCGGCGGCGCTGCCTTCCTCACCATCCTGATCGCGCAGCTCGTGCATCGGCTGAAGGTGGCCTTCATCGTGCTTGATGCCATCGGCCTCGTGGTCTTCACCATGGCCGGCTGCGACATCGCCTGGCAGACGGGTGCCACGCTGCCGATCGTCATCGTCTCCGGCATGGTGACCGGCTGCGCGGGCGGGGTGCTGCGCGATGTGCTCTGCAACGACGTGCCGCTGCTGTTCCGCTCCGAGCTCTACGCGACCGTTTCGGTGGCGACCGGCCTGTTCTACGCCACCGCGTTCGGCTTGAAACTCAACGCGGAGCTCTGGACGATCTTGACGTTTGTCCTCGGCGTCAGCTTCCGCCTGCTCGCGGTGCGCTACAAATGGGAGATGCCGAAATTCGTGTTCACGGAAGGCGAGGAGCGGTAG
- a CDS encoding isocitrate lyase/PEP mutase family protein encodes MHVTTADKRATFKTMHESGCFILPNPVDVGSAKALQHLGFKALASSSAGFAWTIGKADNHVTVDDVCQHLAALCSAVDIPVNADFEGGFAVEPDKVADNVERGVRTGVAGLSIEDSTGDKDKPLYERALAVERIKASRKAIGDSGTLLVGRCEAYLWGVTDLKLVIDRLTAYADAGADCLYAPGLKTREDIAAVVKAVAPKPFNLLIGASGLSLQEAADLGVRRISVGGSLARAAWGGFMRAAKEMAEKGTFTELGTGYSGGELNKIFS; translated from the coding sequence ATGCATGTGACAACCGCTGACAAGCGCGCGACGTTCAAGACGATGCACGAGAGCGGCTGCTTCATCCTGCCCAATCCGGTCGACGTCGGCAGCGCCAAGGCGTTGCAGCATCTCGGGTTCAAGGCACTGGCCTCATCGAGCGCGGGCTTTGCCTGGACCATCGGCAAGGCCGACAACCACGTTACGGTCGATGACGTCTGTCAGCATCTGGCAGCATTGTGCTCGGCCGTCGACATCCCCGTGAATGCGGATTTCGAGGGCGGCTTTGCCGTCGAGCCGGACAAGGTGGCGGACAATGTCGAGCGCGGTGTGCGCACCGGCGTCGCCGGCCTCTCGATCGAGGACTCCACCGGCGACAAGGACAAGCCGCTCTACGAGCGCGCGCTGGCGGTCGAGCGCATCAAGGCCTCGCGCAAGGCGATCGGCGACAGCGGAACGCTGCTGGTCGGTCGCTGCGAGGCGTATTTGTGGGGCGTGACCGACCTCAAGCTCGTCATCGACCGGCTTACCGCTTACGCCGACGCGGGAGCCGACTGCCTCTACGCGCCGGGCCTGAAGACGCGCGAGGACATCGCCGCGGTGGTGAAGGCTGTCGCCCCAAAGCCGTTCAACCTGCTGATCGGCGCGTCCGGCCTGTCCTTGCAGGAGGCCGCTGATCTCGGCGTGCGCCGCATCAGCGTCGGCGGCTCGCTCGCCCGCGCCGCCTGGGGCGGCTTCATGCGCGCCGCGAAGGAGATGGCGGAGAAGGGGACCTTTACCGAGCTCGGCACCGGCTATTCCGGCGGCGAACTCAACAAGATATTCAGCTAA
- a CDS encoding antibiotic biosynthesis monooxygenase family protein, with the protein MIAVIFEVWPKPEHRQDYFDLAADLKPILQTIDGFISVERFESLTEKGKILSVSFWRDEAAVQAWRNTMEHRRTQAKGRAKIFADYHLRIASVIRDYGMNDREQAPKDSRAVHDAH; encoded by the coding sequence ATGATTGCCGTGATTTTCGAAGTCTGGCCCAAGCCGGAACATCGCCAGGACTACTTCGACCTCGCGGCCGACCTGAAGCCGATCCTGCAAACCATCGATGGCTTTATCTCGGTCGAGCGCTTTGAAAGCCTGACCGAGAAGGGCAAGATCCTGTCGGTGTCGTTCTGGCGGGACGAGGCGGCGGTACAGGCATGGCGGAACACGATGGAGCACCGGCGCACGCAGGCGAAGGGCAGGGCAAAGATCTTTGCCGATTATCACCTGCGCATCGCCAGCGTCATCCGCGACTACGGCATGAATGATCGCGAGCAGGCGCCGAAGGACAGCCGCGCCGTGCACGACGCGCACTAG
- a CDS encoding NIPSNAP family protein → MSVTVFIRYQLDPFKRAQFEEYSKRWLTIIPKCGGDLIGYFMPHEGTNNIAFALITFESLAAYEAYRARLRQDADGMANFHFAEENQFILAEERTFLRKVVL, encoded by the coding sequence ATGTCCGTCACCGTCTTCATCCGCTACCAGCTCGATCCCTTCAAGCGCGCGCAGTTCGAGGAATACTCGAAGCGCTGGCTCACCATCATCCCGAAATGCGGCGGCGACCTGATCGGCTATTTCATGCCGCATGAGGGCACCAACAACATCGCGTTTGCGCTAATCACGTTCGAGAGTCTGGCCGCCTATGAGGCCTATCGCGCCCGGCTGCGGCAGGACGCAGACGGCATGGCCAATTTCCATTTCGCCGAGGAGAACCAATTCATCCTCGCGGAAGAGCGCACCTTCCTGCGCAAGGTGGTATTGTAG
- a CDS encoding winged helix-turn-helix domain-containing protein — translation MKSGPDIAMIASLVGDPARANMLTALMNGRALTASDLAQEAGITPQTASSHLAKLEAGGLIEPEKQGRHRYYRLTDDDVAGVLEGLAGLAARTGHMRVRTGPKDPALRRARICYDHLAGDLGVQMLDSLRTRNLVRQKKQDIELTAEGERFLAKHLQISPDMLTHPRRPVCKACLDWSERRHHLAGTLGAAMMQRFAELKWAARDATPGSRVVNFTRTGEKQFATLFGTGKD, via the coding sequence ATGAAATCAGGTCCTGACATCGCCATGATTGCCTCGCTGGTCGGCGACCCCGCCCGCGCCAACATGCTCACCGCGCTGATGAACGGCCGTGCACTGACGGCGAGCGACCTCGCACAGGAGGCCGGCATCACGCCGCAGACCGCGAGCTCGCATCTGGCCAAGCTCGAGGCCGGCGGGCTGATCGAGCCAGAGAAGCAGGGTCGCCACCGCTACTACCGCCTCACCGACGATGACGTCGCCGGCGTGCTTGAAGGCCTTGCGGGACTTGCCGCGCGCACCGGCCACATGCGCGTGCGCACCGGGCCGAAGGATCCGGCGCTGCGGCGCGCGCGGATCTGCTACGACCACCTCGCCGGCGATCTCGGCGTGCAGATGCTCGACAGTCTACGCACGCGAAACCTGGTCAGGCAGAAGAAGCAGGACATCGAGCTGACGGCCGAGGGCGAGCGCTTTCTCGCAAAGCATTTGCAGATCTCGCCCGACATGCTCACTCATCCGCGCCGTCCGGTGTGCAAGGCCTGCCTGGACTGGAGCGAGCGGCGCCATCATCTTGCTGGCACGCTGGGCGCCGCCATGATGCAGCGTTTCGCCGAGCTGAAATGGGCCGCGCGCGACGCCACGCCCGGCAGCCGCGTGGTGAACTTCACCCGCACCGGCGAGAAGCAGTTTGCGACGCTGTTCGGGACTGGGAAGGATTGA